The nucleotide sequence GTCAGTTGCGCATTCTTGCGGTGCTGGCGGTACGGCGCCGAGGGGGTAGGGACATAGCCGACGGGCAAGGACACGCATTTGCTCAGTACGGCGTCGGCCGGCACGATGACTTTCTGGTCCATGGTAGCTCTCCAAGACACGCGCAACTGGAACTGGAATAGTCGTCCCGCTTCGGCGCGTCCGGTTTGATCCCGCGCAAACGATGCGCGGGAAGGACGGGCTTTTTTAGCCGTCCGGCGCCAGCTGCCGCCATGCCCGCCGTATGGCGGCTGGTATGATGCTGGCCGTATTGCCCGTTTTTATAATAAAAGGATCGTTTGATGGCGGATATAAATATAGTTCAGCAACATAAGCTGACAGCAGCAAAGGCGCGCGAAGCGGCACAGCAAGTGGCCGACAAGCTGGCCCAGGAATATGACCTGGTGTGTGCCTGGGATGGCGATGTGCTGCGCTTCGAGCGCAGCGGCGTCGATGGCTCGCTGACCCTGGAAAAAGAGCAGGCGCAACTGCAAATCAAGCTGGGCTTCATGCTCAGCGCCTTTGCTTCCACCATCGAAGGCAAGATTGCCGAGAAGATGCGCAAGGTGTTTACCGAGTCAGTTTGATGGCGTTTCACCCGCTTGTCTGGCGCCAAATTTGGTGCTAGGGAGCGTCTCGCAGTGATGGGCGAAAAGACGATGAAAACACGTCTCTTTTCGCCTTTTTTACGTCTGACTGTACGTTAGCGAACATTGCTATCACATTTCTACTTGGAAAGCTATTGGACTTTAGTGCCTTTTTGCGTTATACTTGAGTCATATTTACAACAGCTACACCGCGTTTCACCTTCTGCTTCGCAGTACTCTCCGCTCGCTGAGTGGTGAATAATTCTTCGGGTTTTACACCCGCATCCAGTTAAAAGTAGCTTGGTCGATTTTTTCGGTCAAATACATTTGGTGCCATGTATTTGCATGGCGCTAGCGTTGTTAAAAGTCCTGAACCACAGCCTCTTTTAGCACGCACACGGCACCCCGGCATCGGCTTTGGCCATCCGCTGGTCACACGCGTGTCACCCCCTGTTTACTGTCGCTCCCGTGCGCTTTTGCGCCGTGGCGTAGCCGACGCAACAGGGTTTGCTGATTCCCGCCGCAAGCTAGCAGCTTGCTGGGTTTCATTCCATTCGTCAAATCGAGGGAGAACCACATCGTGGCAAAACAAATCATTATCGACCATGTGTTCAAAGTGTTCGGCGACAAGCCAGAAGAAGCACTTGAACTCGTCCGTCAGGGCGCCAGCAAGCAGGATATTCTGGCCAAGACCGACTGCACCATCGGCGTTTTCGACGCCACCTTTACCATTGAGGCAGGCGAGATCTTCGTCATCATGGGCCTGTCCGGTTCGGGCAAGTCGACCCTGGTGCGCATGCTGAATCGCCTGATCGAGCCGACCGCCGGCCGCATTTTGATCGACGGCAACGACATCAATACCTTGCCGGACGCCCAGTTGCGCGCCCTGCGCCGCAAGGACATCAGCATGGTGTTCCAGTCGTTCGCGCTGCTGCCGCAAATTACCGTGCTAGACAACACTGCCTTCGGCATGGAACTGGCCGGCATGCCCAAGGCCGAGCGCCATGCGCTGGCCCAGCAAGCGCTGGAGCAGGTGGGCCTGGACGGCTACGGCGCCAGCTATCCTGACGAATTGTCGGGCGGCATGCAGCAGCGCGTGGGCCTGGCCCGTGCGCTGGCCTGCGATCCATCGATTTTGCTGATGGATGAAGCGTTTTCCGCCCTTGATCCGATTATTCGTACGGAAATGCAATCGGAACTGCTGCGTTTGCAGCAAATCAAGCGCCGCACCATCGTCTTCATTTCGCATGACCTCGACGAAGCCATGCGCATCGGCGACCGCGTTGCCATCATGAAGGACGGTCACGTGGTGCAAGTGGGCACGCCGGAAGAAATCCTGCGCAAACCGGCCAACGATTATGTGCGTAACTTCGTGCGCGGCGTCGATGCGGCGGCCGTCTTCAAGGCCAGCGATATCGCCCGCAAGAGCCAGATCGTGGTGTCGGAGTCGCCGAGCCGCGGCTCGCGCGCCGCGCTGTCGATGCTGGAAGAGCAGGATCGCGCCTTTGCGTATGTCGTCAATCCGCAGCGCAAGTTCCTCGGCGTCGTTTCGGCCGATTCCTTGCGCAGTGCGCTCGACGGCCATGTCGGCCCGCTGGGTCTGGCGCATGCCTATCTGCCCGACGTGCAGACCATCAATGCAGATGAGCCAGTCGCCGGCCTCTTTGGCCAGGTGGCGCAACTGCCTTACGCCGTCCCTGTGGTGGCCAATGACGGCAGCTTCCGCGGCGCCATCAGCAAGACAACTCTGCTGAAGTTCCTCGACCGCGATACGCCAGCCATTGCCGAGCCACAACAACAGAAAGGACAAGCATGAACCCAAGCACCGTTTCCACAGTAGAACCTGTTGTTGAACAGGCCGCCCACATCAATCCCTGGGCGCTGACGCCGCCCACCGACGCCAGCACCGCGTGGCTCGATGCCGCCGCGCCTGCCGTGCAGCCGGAACAGGCGAGCGGCTTTCACCTGACGCAGATTTTCGACGGCTCGCTGCCGCTGGAAAGCTGGATCAACCAGGGCCTGGGCTGGGTCGTGGCGCATTTCCGCCCCTTTTTCCAGGCCGTGCGTGCGCCGATCGACAGCGTGTTGTCCGGCGTGGAAGGCGTGCTGCTGGCCGCTCCGTCGCTGACGGTGATCGCCATCATCGGTTTGCTGGCATGGCAATTTACCAGCCGCACCCTGGCCATCGGCACCGTGCTGGCATTGCTGCTCGTCTCGATGCTGGGCATCTGGCCGGAAGCCATGACCACCCTGTCGCTGGTACTCACGTCGTTGGCGTTCTGTCTGGCCATCGGTTTGCCGTTGGGCATTTTCCTCGCCAGCAGCGACCGCGCGCAGAATATCCTGCGCCCCCTGCTCGACGCCATGCAGACGACGCCCGCCTTTGTTTATCTGGTGCCGGTGGTGATGCTGTTTGGTATCGGCAATGCGCCAGGCGTGATCGTGACGATCATCTTTGCCTTGCCGCCGCTGGTGCGCCTGACCAACCTGGGTATCCGCCAGGTGCGTCCTGACCTGATCGAAGCGGCCCGCGCGTATGGCGCCTCGCCGTGGCAGTTGCTGACCCGCGTGCAGTTTCCGCTGGCCATGCCGTCCATCATGGCCGGTATCAATCAGTCGCTGATGCTGTCGCTGTCGATGGTCGTGATCGCCTCGATGATCGCCGTCGGTGGTCTGGGTCAGATGGTACTGCGCGGTATTGGGCGCCTGGACATGGGTCTGGCAACCGTGGGTGGTCTGGGCATCGTGCTGCTGGCCATCACCCTGGACCGTTTGACGCAAGCGATGGGCCAGCCGCGCCGTGGCGTGCGCCACTGGTATCAGACGGGGCCTGCCGGTTTCGTGCTGCGCCTGGTGCGCGGCAACGCTGCCAAGGCTGAAGCGAATGCCGCACAGCAAGCCACGCTTGCCAACGCACAATAAGAAAGAGAAAGGATACACATGCATCAAATTGACAATTTTAAAGTGACGCAAAAATCGCAACGCAAGTTCCAGTTGTTTTCCGCCCTGGCGATCGCCGCCCTGGCCCTGACCACCAGCCTGGCCATGGCGCAGACGCCGGCCGTGGCTGCCGATGCGCTGCCCGGCAAGGGCGTCAAGGTGCAGCCGCTGCAAAGCTCGATCGCGGAAGAAACCTTCCAGACCATGCTGGTCGACAAAGCCCTGGAAAAGCTGGGCTATGAAGTGCAGCCGATCAAGGAAGTGGAGTACCCGACCGCGCATATCGCCATCGCCAATGGCGACGCCACCTTCATGGCCGTGCACTGGGACCCCATGCACAAGGATTTTTATAACAATGCGGGCGGCGACGCCAAGCTGTTGCGCACGGGCCAGTATGCCGGTCCGGCTGCGCAAGGTTATCTGATCGATAAGGCGACTGCGGAAAAGTACAACATCACGAATATCGACCAGTTGCGCGATCCCACCCTGGCCAAGCTGTTCGACCATGATGGCGACGGCAAGGCCGACTTGACGGGTTGTAATCCAGGCTGGGGCTGCGAAGCGCTGATCGAGAACCACATGGATGCGTACAAATTGCGCAAGACGGTGACGCACGTGCAGGGCAGCTATGCGGCCCTGATCGCCGATACCCTGGGCCGCTACAAGCGTGGCGAGCCGATCCTCTACTACACGTGGACGCCGTACTGGGTCAGTGGCGTTCTGGTGCCGGGCAAGGACGTGGTCTGGCTGAAAGTGCCATTCTCGGCCAATCCGGACAAGGTGAATACCCGCCTCGACGATGGCAGCGATTACGGTTTTGCCGTCAACACGGCGCGCATCGTGTCCAACAAGGCCTGGGCGGAGAAAAATCCGGCCGCAGCCAAGCTGTTCGAGGTGATGCAACTGCCGGTGGCCGATATCAATGCGCAGAACGAGCGCATGCGCCGCGGCGAAAACACGCAGGCCGATATCGCGCGCCATACGGCTGGCTGGATCAAGTTCCACCAGCAGACGTTTGACGGCTGGATCGCGCAAGCGCTGGCGGCGGCAAAAAAGTAAGTTTGCAGCTGGGATAGGCGTAAAAAAAAGTGGCTACCGATTTGGTAGCCACTTTTGCGTTAACGGCCTGTTTTGGTGGTTTTTGGTGAGTTTTCAGCCGTTTTCGGCCAGTTTCAGGTGCAAAATGGGGAAAGGCTTGCCGAACGGGTCGAGTTCGGAACGGCTATCCTCGATAAAGCCCAGATGGCGATAAAAGCCATGGCCTTGCGTGTTGTGCTCGTTGACATCGACGGCCGTGGCTCCCAGGCTGGCGATCGCGTACTGGAGCAGCGCGCGGCCGGCGCCGCTGCCGCGCTGGTCGGGATGCACGAACAGCATCTCGATCTTGGCGTGTTCGACGCACAGGAAGGCATAGGCGACGCCGTCATCGGCGCGCAGCACGTGCAGCAGGCGTTCGGCTGTCACTCTGGCCAGCTCGTCGCTCACGAAGGGCATCAGGAAGGCGATATCGCTGTCGTCGAGGAAATCGTGGGTGGCGCGTACGGACAGGTGCCAGACGTCGAACAATCGGGACAGGTCGGCGGCATGTGCCAGGGAAACCCTGGAAATTGGTGATGGTGTCATGCAGAAATTATACTGCCCCGGCAGGTGCCGGGGCAGGGGAGGGAAGATCAGTCCTTCAAGTCTTCGATCAAGTCGATGTATTGCTGTTGCGCCTCTTCTTTCGAGGTGCCGGCCAGAGCTGCCCATGCGTCGAACTTGGCGCGGTTGACGAAGTCGGTCATGCCGGGACGCTCGCCCGTGGCGTCGCCGCTTGAGGCTTGCTTGAACAAGGCGTAGATTTTCAACAAGGTCATATTGTCCGGACGCTCGGACAGTGTCTTGGAATCGAGCTGCGCTTGTTCGAATTGCTCTTGTAAACTCATGATGGCTCCTGTGTGCTGATGGAATCGCTGGAAAAGTGCGGCAGGCCCGGCGGAGTGGCCACCGTGCGTGCTGCAGTGCCTGACATCATAGTGAAAAAAGGGCGCCGTGCATTAGAGGGGATACTCAAAACAAAAGCGCCGCCGCTCGATGTAGAGGGGCGGCGCCTGGCGCGGACTTGCGAGCGCGGTGCTTCTTCTTATGGAGCCAGCTTATACGCCCAGCAGTTCAACGTCGAAAATCAGGGTGGCGTTCGGTGGAATCGCGCCGCCGGCGCCGCGTGCGCCGTAGCCCAGTGCTGCCGGGATGATCAGTTGGCGCTTGCCGCCCACTTTCATGCCTTGCACGCCTTCGTCCCAGCCTTGAATGACGCGGCCTGCGCCCAGCGGGAATTCAAATGGGTCGTTGCGGTCCTTGCTCGAGTCAAATTTCGAACCGGCGCTGCCGTCGTCGTTTTGCAGCCAGCCCGTGTAATGCACGACAACATTGTTGCCGGCTTGCGCTTCAGCGCCTTCGCCGACGACGGTATCGATGTATTGCAGGCCGGAAGCGGTAGTGATGGTGGTCATGATAATCCTTGTGTAGGCGATGAAAGCTTCAGATTGTAGAGCAATGAGTTGCAAAGCGCCATTCCAGGCGCGGCGCAGGGAAAATGGGGGAATTACGGCGAAGTGTGGTTGCCGGTCGCATTTAAGGGGGGATTTCATACAAAAAATACAGTGTTCCACGTAAAATGCCTGTTTTGTATTTAACAGTGATTTCTTCCATGTTCCGCAGTCTACGCCGCCTTGTTTTTTCCTCGCTGTGCCTGGTTTCCGCAATGTCTACGGCGCAAGCCGAAGTGGTGGTGGTGCTCAATTCCCGTGATGCTACGGTGCAACTGCTGGACCAGAAAACCTATGCTCCCCTATCTACCTTTGCCGTCGGCAAGGAACCGCATCATCTGATGGAAACGCCGGACGGCAAGTCGCTGATCGTCGCCAGTTCCGTCGGCAACGAGCTGATTTTCCTCGACCCCGTCTCGGGCCAGATTCAGCGCCGCATCAGCAATATCCTCGACCCCT is from Janthinobacterium sp. 61 and encodes:
- a CDS encoding polyhydroxyalkanoic acid system family protein; translation: MADINIVQQHKLTAAKAREAAQQVADKLAQEYDLVCAWDGDVLRFERSGVDGSLTLEKEQAQLQIKLGFMLSAFASTIEGKIAEKMRKVFTESV
- the proV gene encoding glycine betaine/L-proline ABC transporter ATP-binding protein ProV gives rise to the protein MAKQIIIDHVFKVFGDKPEEALELVRQGASKQDILAKTDCTIGVFDATFTIEAGEIFVIMGLSGSGKSTLVRMLNRLIEPTAGRILIDGNDINTLPDAQLRALRRKDISMVFQSFALLPQITVLDNTAFGMELAGMPKAERHALAQQALEQVGLDGYGASYPDELSGGMQQRVGLARALACDPSILLMDEAFSALDPIIRTEMQSELLRLQQIKRRTIVFISHDLDEAMRIGDRVAIMKDGHVVQVGTPEEILRKPANDYVRNFVRGVDAAAVFKASDIARKSQIVVSESPSRGSRAALSMLEEQDRAFAYVVNPQRKFLGVVSADSLRSALDGHVGPLGLAHAYLPDVQTINADEPVAGLFGQVAQLPYAVPVVANDGSFRGAISKTTLLKFLDRDTPAIAEPQQQKGQA
- the proW gene encoding glycine betaine/L-proline ABC transporter permease ProW, whose amino-acid sequence is MNPSTVSTVEPVVEQAAHINPWALTPPTDASTAWLDAAAPAVQPEQASGFHLTQIFDGSLPLESWINQGLGWVVAHFRPFFQAVRAPIDSVLSGVEGVLLAAPSLTVIAIIGLLAWQFTSRTLAIGTVLALLLVSMLGIWPEAMTTLSLVLTSLAFCLAIGLPLGIFLASSDRAQNILRPLLDAMQTTPAFVYLVPVVMLFGIGNAPGVIVTIIFALPPLVRLTNLGIRQVRPDLIEAARAYGASPWQLLTRVQFPLAMPSIMAGINQSLMLSLSMVVIASMIAVGGLGQMVLRGIGRLDMGLATVGGLGIVLLAITLDRLTQAMGQPRRGVRHWYQTGPAGFVLRLVRGNAAKAEANAAQQATLANAQ
- the proX gene encoding glycine betaine/L-proline ABC transporter substrate-binding protein ProX gives rise to the protein MHQIDNFKVTQKSQRKFQLFSALAIAALALTTSLAMAQTPAVAADALPGKGVKVQPLQSSIAEETFQTMLVDKALEKLGYEVQPIKEVEYPTAHIAIANGDATFMAVHWDPMHKDFYNNAGGDAKLLRTGQYAGPAAQGYLIDKATAEKYNITNIDQLRDPTLAKLFDHDGDGKADLTGCNPGWGCEALIENHMDAYKLRKTVTHVQGSYAALIADTLGRYKRGEPILYYTWTPYWVSGVLVPGKDVVWLKVPFSANPDKVNTRLDDGSDYGFAVNTARIVSNKAWAEKNPAAAKLFEVMQLPVADINAQNERMRRGENTQADIARHTAGWIKFHQQTFDGWIAQALAAAKK
- a CDS encoding GNAT family N-acetyltransferase produces the protein MTPSPISRVSLAHAADLSRLFDVWHLSVRATHDFLDDSDIAFLMPFVSDELARVTAERLLHVLRADDGVAYAFLCVEHAKIEMLFVHPDQRGSGAGRALLQYAIASLGATAVDVNEHNTQGHGFYRHLGFIEDSRSELDPFGKPFPILHLKLAENG
- a CDS encoding acyl-CoA-binding protein, with the translated sequence MSLQEQFEQAQLDSKTLSERPDNMTLLKIYALFKQASSGDATGERPGMTDFVNRAKFDAWAALAGTSKEEAQQQYIDLIEDLKD
- a CDS encoding FKBP-type peptidyl-prolyl cis-trans isomerase, translating into MTTITTASGLQYIDTVVGEGAEAQAGNNVVVHYTGWLQNDDGSAGSKFDSSKDRNDPFEFPLGAGRVIQGWDEGVQGMKVGGKRQLIIPAALGYGARGAGGAIPPNATLIFDVELLGV